One window from the genome of Salvelinus fontinalis isolate EN_2023a chromosome 3, ASM2944872v1, whole genome shotgun sequence encodes:
- the nckap1l gene encoding nck-associated protein 1-like isoform X1, whose amino-acid sequence MSMAMAYQQKLAEKLTILNDRGRGVLLRMNYIKKTCLDPKLRPQYLTDKTMEASVKYINKKFPNIDFRGNSQQYLVGVQKHKSEVMAAMSSYYDSFIDVMEFRDHVYELLNTIDACQCFFNIAVNFDFTKNYLELIITYTSVIVMLSRVEDKKVLVGMYNCAHEMSNGSSDPAYPRLAQMFMEYEQPIKKLTEEFGPHTKAVTGALLSLQMLYPRRNLPAEQWRSAQLLSLLSAPAAMLDPACCDTMACEYLSLEVMERWILLGYLLCHSSLNTNQSSQELWKMALRSGLYLTIIRDETINIHKITEDHFDGLKGYSKRIADIKECREHVIVNSGAMHRERRGFLRNALKELVKVLEDEPGLLGPKVLFVFMALSFSRDEVLWLVRYSENIPKTKTPEDYVDSHMAELLFYMERLRTLMTKYTRVVQRYHVQYLAQFDALLLNDTMQNMYVCPEEESVLMTSFVSTLSALTIKQVENGEEFDFRALRLDWLRLQAYTSVSKAPLSLKEYPDLAKVMNMTQFHTKMLDNVQEMLHETSDLSILCFYPRVFEKMFSQSSEEVSMQRYLMSFPLVCSHFNQTVHQLCPEETEGVEKRSLRLCVTFLEEIAKQTSSVILEICSEQCNLNDQLLPKHCGQTISAARNKKQKKPMPKKGDVQKEKPGAESQRKDRAIVTSMDKLHLTLTELCSSFSGSSDFTVFNHIVTPAEFLISHLETRLTKIIVRMAHYNQTTQEIGRPSDLLAGIQAYTASLHTLSRYLSLDVTRLVKNVLLQQTQPLDSYGGQTITTLYTNWYLEGLLRQASSNLIVHCPAMHCFVNQTIENEQSFRAEEYSDISEMQALAELIGPYGLKFLSENLMWHITSQVGELKKLVIENMDVLVQMRANFDKPEAMANLQKRLPAGENVLKRMTIIGVILSFRAMAQDALEDIMQKHCPYLMGPIESLRDLVSPDTDIKVTLTVFELASAAGLTCDIDPALVAAVASMRTDNSSVDEEYKLTCLLLVYIAVSLPILALDPNSYYSRHYGGHHNNIHCLATAVNQLFAAMFTVESKNIEQHLKEFLLVASSTLLQLGQNVENRVDSKNRDSIYLLLHMIVEASPFLSQDMLESCFPYVLLRNAYREVYKNSIITLG is encoded by the exons GATCATGTTtatgaactgctgaatacaattGATGCCTGCCAGTGCTTCTTCAACATT GCGGTGAACTTTGACTTCACCAAGAACTACCTGGAGCTGATCATCACATATACGTCTGTCATCGTCATGCTTTCACGCGTCGAAGACAAGAAGGTCCTGGTGGGCATGTACAACTGTGCTCACGAGATGTCCAATGGCAGCAG TGACCCTGCGTACCCCCGCCTGGCTCAGATGTTTATGGAGTATGAACAGCCCATTAAGAAACTCACTGAGGAGTTCGGCCCTCACACTAAG gCTGTGACGGGGGCCCTCCTGTCCCTACAGATGTTGTACCCCAGGAGGAACCTTCCTGCAGAACAGTGGCGCAGCGCTCAACTCCTCAGTCTCCTCAGCGCACCTGCTGCCATGCTGGACCCTGCCTGCTGCGACACC ATGGCCTGTGAGTACTTGTCCTTAGAGGTGATGGAGCGCTGGATCCTTC TGGGTTACCTGCTGTGTCATAGCAGTCTGAACACCAACCAGTCGTCTCAGGAGCTGTGGAAGATGGCCCTACGCAGTGGCCTTTATCTCACCATCATCAGGGACGAGACAATCAACATCCATAAGATCACAGAGGACCACTTCGATGGCCTGAAAGG GTACAGTAAGCGTATCGCAGATATCAAAGAATGCCGCGAGCATGTGATAGTCAACAG TGGAGCCatgcacagagagaggagaggtttccTGAGGAATGCCTTGAAGGAGCTGGTCAAAGTCCTGGAGGATGAACCTGGACTTCTGGGACCCAAG GTGCTGTTTGTCTTCATGGCTCTGTCGTTTTCCCGTGACGAGGTTCTGTGGCTCGTCAGATATTCAGAGAATATTCCCAAGACCAAGACTCCAGAGGACTACGTAGACTC GCATATGGCTGAACTCCTGTTCTACATGGAGAGGTTGAGGACCCTGATGACTAAGTACACCCGTGTGGTGCAACGCTACCATGTCCAGTACCTGGCCCAGTTTGATGCCCTGCTCCTCAATGACACCATGcag aatATGTACGTCTGTCCAGAAGAGGAATCAGTCTTGATGACATCATTTGTCTCAACACTGTCTGCACTGACCATCAAGCAAG TGGAAAACGGAGAGGAGTTTGACTTCAGGGCTCTGAGACTGGACTGGTTAAGATTACAG GCCTACACCAGTGTGTCCAAGGCCCCACTCTCCCTCAAGGAATACCCAGACCTGGCTAAAGTGATGAACATGACCCAATTCCACACCAAGATGTTGGACAACGTGCAGGAGATGCTTCACGAAACCTCCGATCTCTCCATCCTCTG CTTCTACCCGCGGGTGTTTGAGAAGATGTTCTCTCAGAGCAGTGAGGAGGTTTCTATGCAACGATACCTCATGTCTTTCCCTCTGGTCTGCTCCCACTTCAACCAGACTGTCCATCAGCTCTGTCCAGAAGAG ACGGAGGGTGTTGAGAAGAGGAGTCTGCGTCTGTGTGTGACCTTCCTGGAGGAGATTGCCAAACAGACCAGCTCCGTCATCTTAGAGATCTGTAGCGAACAGTGCAACCTcaatgaccag CTGTTGCCCAAACACTGTGGCCAGACCATAAGTGCAGCCCGCAATAAGAAGCAGAAGAAACCGATGCCGAAAAAAGGAGACGTGCAGAAAGAGAAACCTGGAGCAGAGAGCCAGAGGAAGGACCGTGCCATCGTCACCAG tatGGACAAGCTGCATCTGACTCTGACCGAGCTATGCTCCTCCTTCAGTGGGAGCAGTGACTTCACAGTGTTCAACCACATCGTCACTCCTGCAGAGTTCCTCATATCTCACTTGGAGACACGACTCACCAA GATCATCGTGAGAATGGCCCATTACAACCAGACCACCCAGGAAATAGGACGTCCGTCTGACCTCCTGGCCGGGATTCAGGCCTACACAGCCAGCCTGCACACCCTGTCACGTTACCTCAGTCTGGACGTCACTAGGCTGGTCAAGAATGTCTTACTGCAGCAGACACAGCCGCTGGACTCCTACGGAGGACAGACCATCACCACGCTGTATACCAACTG GTACCTAGAGGGCCTTCTGCGTCAGGCCAGCAGCAACCTGATCGTTCACTGCCCCGCAATGCACTGCTTCGTCAACCAGACCATCGAGAACGAGCAGAGTTTCAGAGCAGAGGAGTACTCTGATATCTCAG AGATGCAGGCCCTGGCCGAGCTGATTGGTCCGTACGGTCTCAAGTTCCTCAGTGAGAACCTGATGTGGCACATCACCTCACAAGTCGGAGAACTCAAG aaACTGGTGATAGAGAACATGGATGTGCTAGTTCAGATGAGAGCTAACTTTGACAAACCTGAGGCCATGGCTAACCTCCAGAAGAGACTGCCTG CGGGAGAGAACGTTCTGAAGAGGATGACCATCATCGGAGTGATCCTGTCCTTTAGGGCCATGGCACAGGACGCGCTGGAAGAC ATCATGCAGAAGCATTGCCCCTACCTGATGGGGCCCATTGAGAGCCTAAGGGACTTGGTCTCCCCTGACACAGACATCAAG GTAACCCTGACGGTGTTTGAGCTGGCGTCTGCAGCAGGTCTGACTTGTGACATCGACCCTGCCTTGGTGGCAGCCGTCGCTAGTATGCGTACAG ATAACTCGTCAGTTGATGAGGAGTACAAGCTAACCTGCCTTCTCCTGGTTTACATCGCTGTGTCTCTGCCCATCCTGGCGTTGGATCCCAACTCCTACTACAGCAGACATTATGGTG GGCATCACAACAACATCCACTGTCTGGCCACGGCCGTCAACCAGCTGTTCGCAGCCATGTTCACCGTCGAGAGCAAGAACATAGAGCAGCACCTTAAGGAGTTCCTCCTG GTGGCGTCTTCCACTCTGCTCCAGCTGGGTCAgaatgtagagaatagggtggaCAGCAAGAACAGAGACTCCATCTATCTTCTCCTGCACATG ATCGTGGAGGCGTCTCCGTTCCTGAGCCAGGACATGTTGGAGAGCTGCTTCCCTTATGTCCTGTTGAGGAACGCCTACAGAGAGGTCTACAAGAACTCTATCATTACACTGggctaa
- the nckap1l gene encoding nck-associated protein 1-like isoform X2: MSMAMAYQQKLAEKLTILNDRGRGVLLRMNYIKKTCLDPKLRPQYLTDKTMEASVKYINKKFPNIDFRGNSQYLVGVQKHKSEVMAAMSSYYDSFIDVMEFRDHVYELLNTIDACQCFFNIAVNFDFTKNYLELIITYTSVIVMLSRVEDKKVLVGMYNCAHEMSNGSSDPAYPRLAQMFMEYEQPIKKLTEEFGPHTKAVTGALLSLQMLYPRRNLPAEQWRSAQLLSLLSAPAAMLDPACCDTMACEYLSLEVMERWILLGYLLCHSSLNTNQSSQELWKMALRSGLYLTIIRDETINIHKITEDHFDGLKGYSKRIADIKECREHVIVNSGAMHRERRGFLRNALKELVKVLEDEPGLLGPKVLFVFMALSFSRDEVLWLVRYSENIPKTKTPEDYVDSHMAELLFYMERLRTLMTKYTRVVQRYHVQYLAQFDALLLNDTMQNMYVCPEEESVLMTSFVSTLSALTIKQVENGEEFDFRALRLDWLRLQAYTSVSKAPLSLKEYPDLAKVMNMTQFHTKMLDNVQEMLHETSDLSILCFYPRVFEKMFSQSSEEVSMQRYLMSFPLVCSHFNQTVHQLCPEETEGVEKRSLRLCVTFLEEIAKQTSSVILEICSEQCNLNDQLLPKHCGQTISAARNKKQKKPMPKKGDVQKEKPGAESQRKDRAIVTSMDKLHLTLTELCSSFSGSSDFTVFNHIVTPAEFLISHLETRLTKIIVRMAHYNQTTQEIGRPSDLLAGIQAYTASLHTLSRYLSLDVTRLVKNVLLQQTQPLDSYGGQTITTLYTNWYLEGLLRQASSNLIVHCPAMHCFVNQTIENEQSFRAEEYSDISEMQALAELIGPYGLKFLSENLMWHITSQVGELKKLVIENMDVLVQMRANFDKPEAMANLQKRLPAGENVLKRMTIIGVILSFRAMAQDALEDIMQKHCPYLMGPIESLRDLVSPDTDIKVTLTVFELASAAGLTCDIDPALVAAVASMRTDNSSVDEEYKLTCLLLVYIAVSLPILALDPNSYYSRHYGGHHNNIHCLATAVNQLFAAMFTVESKNIEQHLKEFLLVASSTLLQLGQNVENRVDSKNRDSIYLLLHMIVEASPFLSQDMLESCFPYVLLRNAYREVYKNSIITLG, translated from the exons GATCATGTTtatgaactgctgaatacaattGATGCCTGCCAGTGCTTCTTCAACATT GCGGTGAACTTTGACTTCACCAAGAACTACCTGGAGCTGATCATCACATATACGTCTGTCATCGTCATGCTTTCACGCGTCGAAGACAAGAAGGTCCTGGTGGGCATGTACAACTGTGCTCACGAGATGTCCAATGGCAGCAG TGACCCTGCGTACCCCCGCCTGGCTCAGATGTTTATGGAGTATGAACAGCCCATTAAGAAACTCACTGAGGAGTTCGGCCCTCACACTAAG gCTGTGACGGGGGCCCTCCTGTCCCTACAGATGTTGTACCCCAGGAGGAACCTTCCTGCAGAACAGTGGCGCAGCGCTCAACTCCTCAGTCTCCTCAGCGCACCTGCTGCCATGCTGGACCCTGCCTGCTGCGACACC ATGGCCTGTGAGTACTTGTCCTTAGAGGTGATGGAGCGCTGGATCCTTC TGGGTTACCTGCTGTGTCATAGCAGTCTGAACACCAACCAGTCGTCTCAGGAGCTGTGGAAGATGGCCCTACGCAGTGGCCTTTATCTCACCATCATCAGGGACGAGACAATCAACATCCATAAGATCACAGAGGACCACTTCGATGGCCTGAAAGG GTACAGTAAGCGTATCGCAGATATCAAAGAATGCCGCGAGCATGTGATAGTCAACAG TGGAGCCatgcacagagagaggagaggtttccTGAGGAATGCCTTGAAGGAGCTGGTCAAAGTCCTGGAGGATGAACCTGGACTTCTGGGACCCAAG GTGCTGTTTGTCTTCATGGCTCTGTCGTTTTCCCGTGACGAGGTTCTGTGGCTCGTCAGATATTCAGAGAATATTCCCAAGACCAAGACTCCAGAGGACTACGTAGACTC GCATATGGCTGAACTCCTGTTCTACATGGAGAGGTTGAGGACCCTGATGACTAAGTACACCCGTGTGGTGCAACGCTACCATGTCCAGTACCTGGCCCAGTTTGATGCCCTGCTCCTCAATGACACCATGcag aatATGTACGTCTGTCCAGAAGAGGAATCAGTCTTGATGACATCATTTGTCTCAACACTGTCTGCACTGACCATCAAGCAAG TGGAAAACGGAGAGGAGTTTGACTTCAGGGCTCTGAGACTGGACTGGTTAAGATTACAG GCCTACACCAGTGTGTCCAAGGCCCCACTCTCCCTCAAGGAATACCCAGACCTGGCTAAAGTGATGAACATGACCCAATTCCACACCAAGATGTTGGACAACGTGCAGGAGATGCTTCACGAAACCTCCGATCTCTCCATCCTCTG CTTCTACCCGCGGGTGTTTGAGAAGATGTTCTCTCAGAGCAGTGAGGAGGTTTCTATGCAACGATACCTCATGTCTTTCCCTCTGGTCTGCTCCCACTTCAACCAGACTGTCCATCAGCTCTGTCCAGAAGAG ACGGAGGGTGTTGAGAAGAGGAGTCTGCGTCTGTGTGTGACCTTCCTGGAGGAGATTGCCAAACAGACCAGCTCCGTCATCTTAGAGATCTGTAGCGAACAGTGCAACCTcaatgaccag CTGTTGCCCAAACACTGTGGCCAGACCATAAGTGCAGCCCGCAATAAGAAGCAGAAGAAACCGATGCCGAAAAAAGGAGACGTGCAGAAAGAGAAACCTGGAGCAGAGAGCCAGAGGAAGGACCGTGCCATCGTCACCAG tatGGACAAGCTGCATCTGACTCTGACCGAGCTATGCTCCTCCTTCAGTGGGAGCAGTGACTTCACAGTGTTCAACCACATCGTCACTCCTGCAGAGTTCCTCATATCTCACTTGGAGACACGACTCACCAA GATCATCGTGAGAATGGCCCATTACAACCAGACCACCCAGGAAATAGGACGTCCGTCTGACCTCCTGGCCGGGATTCAGGCCTACACAGCCAGCCTGCACACCCTGTCACGTTACCTCAGTCTGGACGTCACTAGGCTGGTCAAGAATGTCTTACTGCAGCAGACACAGCCGCTGGACTCCTACGGAGGACAGACCATCACCACGCTGTATACCAACTG GTACCTAGAGGGCCTTCTGCGTCAGGCCAGCAGCAACCTGATCGTTCACTGCCCCGCAATGCACTGCTTCGTCAACCAGACCATCGAGAACGAGCAGAGTTTCAGAGCAGAGGAGTACTCTGATATCTCAG AGATGCAGGCCCTGGCCGAGCTGATTGGTCCGTACGGTCTCAAGTTCCTCAGTGAGAACCTGATGTGGCACATCACCTCACAAGTCGGAGAACTCAAG aaACTGGTGATAGAGAACATGGATGTGCTAGTTCAGATGAGAGCTAACTTTGACAAACCTGAGGCCATGGCTAACCTCCAGAAGAGACTGCCTG CGGGAGAGAACGTTCTGAAGAGGATGACCATCATCGGAGTGATCCTGTCCTTTAGGGCCATGGCACAGGACGCGCTGGAAGAC ATCATGCAGAAGCATTGCCCCTACCTGATGGGGCCCATTGAGAGCCTAAGGGACTTGGTCTCCCCTGACACAGACATCAAG GTAACCCTGACGGTGTTTGAGCTGGCGTCTGCAGCAGGTCTGACTTGTGACATCGACCCTGCCTTGGTGGCAGCCGTCGCTAGTATGCGTACAG ATAACTCGTCAGTTGATGAGGAGTACAAGCTAACCTGCCTTCTCCTGGTTTACATCGCTGTGTCTCTGCCCATCCTGGCGTTGGATCCCAACTCCTACTACAGCAGACATTATGGTG GGCATCACAACAACATCCACTGTCTGGCCACGGCCGTCAACCAGCTGTTCGCAGCCATGTTCACCGTCGAGAGCAAGAACATAGAGCAGCACCTTAAGGAGTTCCTCCTG GTGGCGTCTTCCACTCTGCTCCAGCTGGGTCAgaatgtagagaatagggtggaCAGCAAGAACAGAGACTCCATCTATCTTCTCCTGCACATG ATCGTGGAGGCGTCTCCGTTCCTGAGCCAGGACATGTTGGAGAGCTGCTTCCCTTATGTCCTGTTGAGGAACGCCTACAGAGAGGTCTACAAGAACTCTATCATTACACTGggctaa
- the nckap1l gene encoding nck-associated protein 1-like isoform X3, translating into MLYPRRNLPAEQWRSAQLLSLLSAPAAMLDPACCDTMACEYLSLEVMERWILLGYLLCHSSLNTNQSSQELWKMALRSGLYLTIIRDETINIHKITEDHFDGLKGYSKRIADIKECREHVIVNSGAMHRERRGFLRNALKELVKVLEDEPGLLGPKVLFVFMALSFSRDEVLWLVRYSENIPKTKTPEDYVDSHMAELLFYMERLRTLMTKYTRVVQRYHVQYLAQFDALLLNDTMQNMYVCPEEESVLMTSFVSTLSALTIKQVENGEEFDFRALRLDWLRLQAYTSVSKAPLSLKEYPDLAKVMNMTQFHTKMLDNVQEMLHETSDLSILCFYPRVFEKMFSQSSEEVSMQRYLMSFPLVCSHFNQTVHQLCPEETEGVEKRSLRLCVTFLEEIAKQTSSVILEICSEQCNLNDQLLPKHCGQTISAARNKKQKKPMPKKGDVQKEKPGAESQRKDRAIVTSMDKLHLTLTELCSSFSGSSDFTVFNHIVTPAEFLISHLETRLTKIIVRMAHYNQTTQEIGRPSDLLAGIQAYTASLHTLSRYLSLDVTRLVKNVLLQQTQPLDSYGGQTITTLYTNWYLEGLLRQASSNLIVHCPAMHCFVNQTIENEQSFRAEEYSDISEMQALAELIGPYGLKFLSENLMWHITSQVGELKKLVIENMDVLVQMRANFDKPEAMANLQKRLPAGENVLKRMTIIGVILSFRAMAQDALEDIMQKHCPYLMGPIESLRDLVSPDTDIKVTLTVFELASAAGLTCDIDPALVAAVASMRTDNSSVDEEYKLTCLLLVYIAVSLPILALDPNSYYSRHYGGHHNNIHCLATAVNQLFAAMFTVESKNIEQHLKEFLLVASSTLLQLGQNVENRVDSKNRDSIYLLLHMIVEASPFLSQDMLESCFPYVLLRNAYREVYKNSIITLG; encoded by the exons ATGTTGTACCCCAGGAGGAACCTTCCTGCAGAACAGTGGCGCAGCGCTCAACTCCTCAGTCTCCTCAGCGCACCTGCTGCCATGCTGGACCCTGCCTGCTGCGACACC ATGGCCTGTGAGTACTTGTCCTTAGAGGTGATGGAGCGCTGGATCCTTC TGGGTTACCTGCTGTGTCATAGCAGTCTGAACACCAACCAGTCGTCTCAGGAGCTGTGGAAGATGGCCCTACGCAGTGGCCTTTATCTCACCATCATCAGGGACGAGACAATCAACATCCATAAGATCACAGAGGACCACTTCGATGGCCTGAAAGG GTACAGTAAGCGTATCGCAGATATCAAAGAATGCCGCGAGCATGTGATAGTCAACAG TGGAGCCatgcacagagagaggagaggtttccTGAGGAATGCCTTGAAGGAGCTGGTCAAAGTCCTGGAGGATGAACCTGGACTTCTGGGACCCAAG GTGCTGTTTGTCTTCATGGCTCTGTCGTTTTCCCGTGACGAGGTTCTGTGGCTCGTCAGATATTCAGAGAATATTCCCAAGACCAAGACTCCAGAGGACTACGTAGACTC GCATATGGCTGAACTCCTGTTCTACATGGAGAGGTTGAGGACCCTGATGACTAAGTACACCCGTGTGGTGCAACGCTACCATGTCCAGTACCTGGCCCAGTTTGATGCCCTGCTCCTCAATGACACCATGcag aatATGTACGTCTGTCCAGAAGAGGAATCAGTCTTGATGACATCATTTGTCTCAACACTGTCTGCACTGACCATCAAGCAAG TGGAAAACGGAGAGGAGTTTGACTTCAGGGCTCTGAGACTGGACTGGTTAAGATTACAG GCCTACACCAGTGTGTCCAAGGCCCCACTCTCCCTCAAGGAATACCCAGACCTGGCTAAAGTGATGAACATGACCCAATTCCACACCAAGATGTTGGACAACGTGCAGGAGATGCTTCACGAAACCTCCGATCTCTCCATCCTCTG CTTCTACCCGCGGGTGTTTGAGAAGATGTTCTCTCAGAGCAGTGAGGAGGTTTCTATGCAACGATACCTCATGTCTTTCCCTCTGGTCTGCTCCCACTTCAACCAGACTGTCCATCAGCTCTGTCCAGAAGAG ACGGAGGGTGTTGAGAAGAGGAGTCTGCGTCTGTGTGTGACCTTCCTGGAGGAGATTGCCAAACAGACCAGCTCCGTCATCTTAGAGATCTGTAGCGAACAGTGCAACCTcaatgaccag CTGTTGCCCAAACACTGTGGCCAGACCATAAGTGCAGCCCGCAATAAGAAGCAGAAGAAACCGATGCCGAAAAAAGGAGACGTGCAGAAAGAGAAACCTGGAGCAGAGAGCCAGAGGAAGGACCGTGCCATCGTCACCAG tatGGACAAGCTGCATCTGACTCTGACCGAGCTATGCTCCTCCTTCAGTGGGAGCAGTGACTTCACAGTGTTCAACCACATCGTCACTCCTGCAGAGTTCCTCATATCTCACTTGGAGACACGACTCACCAA GATCATCGTGAGAATGGCCCATTACAACCAGACCACCCAGGAAATAGGACGTCCGTCTGACCTCCTGGCCGGGATTCAGGCCTACACAGCCAGCCTGCACACCCTGTCACGTTACCTCAGTCTGGACGTCACTAGGCTGGTCAAGAATGTCTTACTGCAGCAGACACAGCCGCTGGACTCCTACGGAGGACAGACCATCACCACGCTGTATACCAACTG GTACCTAGAGGGCCTTCTGCGTCAGGCCAGCAGCAACCTGATCGTTCACTGCCCCGCAATGCACTGCTTCGTCAACCAGACCATCGAGAACGAGCAGAGTTTCAGAGCAGAGGAGTACTCTGATATCTCAG AGATGCAGGCCCTGGCCGAGCTGATTGGTCCGTACGGTCTCAAGTTCCTCAGTGAGAACCTGATGTGGCACATCACCTCACAAGTCGGAGAACTCAAG aaACTGGTGATAGAGAACATGGATGTGCTAGTTCAGATGAGAGCTAACTTTGACAAACCTGAGGCCATGGCTAACCTCCAGAAGAGACTGCCTG CGGGAGAGAACGTTCTGAAGAGGATGACCATCATCGGAGTGATCCTGTCCTTTAGGGCCATGGCACAGGACGCGCTGGAAGAC ATCATGCAGAAGCATTGCCCCTACCTGATGGGGCCCATTGAGAGCCTAAGGGACTTGGTCTCCCCTGACACAGACATCAAG GTAACCCTGACGGTGTTTGAGCTGGCGTCTGCAGCAGGTCTGACTTGTGACATCGACCCTGCCTTGGTGGCAGCCGTCGCTAGTATGCGTACAG ATAACTCGTCAGTTGATGAGGAGTACAAGCTAACCTGCCTTCTCCTGGTTTACATCGCTGTGTCTCTGCCCATCCTGGCGTTGGATCCCAACTCCTACTACAGCAGACATTATGGTG GGCATCACAACAACATCCACTGTCTGGCCACGGCCGTCAACCAGCTGTTCGCAGCCATGTTCACCGTCGAGAGCAAGAACATAGAGCAGCACCTTAAGGAGTTCCTCCTG GTGGCGTCTTCCACTCTGCTCCAGCTGGGTCAgaatgtagagaatagggtggaCAGCAAGAACAGAGACTCCATCTATCTTCTCCTGCACATG ATCGTGGAGGCGTCTCCGTTCCTGAGCCAGGACATGTTGGAGAGCTGCTTCCCTTATGTCCTGTTGAGGAACGCCTACAGAGAGGTCTACAAGAACTCTATCATTACACTGggctaa